Genomic DNA from Thermus hydrothermalis:
CGGGGTTCCATCCCCAGGATCTGGCCCCGGCGGGAGTTCAGGTCGCCGATGACGTCCCCCATGTACTCCTCGGGCGTGGTGACCTCCACCCGCATGATGGGCTCGAGGATCACCGGGTCCCCCTTCTGCACCGCCTCCTTGATGGCCATGGAGCCGGCGATCTTGAAGGCCATTTCCGAGGAGTCCACCTCGTGGTAGGAGCCGTCGTAGAGGGTGACCTTGACGTCCACCACGGGGAAGCCGATGAGGGGACCCGACTGCATGGCCTCCTCAATGCCCTTCTGCACGGCGGGGATGTATTCCTTGGGGATCACGCCGCCCACGATGGCGTTGACGAACTCAAAGCCGGAGCCTCGAGGCAAGGGCTCGACCTTGATCTTCACGTGGCCGTACTGGCCGCGGCCGCCGGTTTGGCGGATGAACTTGCCCTCCACGTCCACGGGGCGGGTGATGGTCTCCCGGTAGGCCACCTGGGGCTTGCCCACGTTGGCGTCCACCTTAAACTCCCGCTTGAGCCGGTCCACGATGATCTCCAGGTGGAGCTCCCCCATCCCGGAGATGATGGTCTGGCCGGTTTCGGGGTGGGTGGACACGCGGAAGGTGGGGTCCTCCTCCGCCAAGCGGGCCAAGGCCTGGGAGAGCTTGTCCTGGTCCGCCTTGGTCTTGGGCTCAATGGCCACGTCAATGACCGGCTCAGGCACCTCAATGGACTCCAGGACAATCCGGGGGGCGTCCTCGCCCACCAGGGTGTCCCCGGTGATGGTTTCCTTCAGGCCCACCACCGCCCCCAGGTCACCGGCCTTGAGCTCCTCCACCTCTTCCCGGTGGTTGGCGTGCATCCTCAGGAGCCGGGCCACCCGCTCCTTGCGCCCCTTGGTGGTGTTGTACACGTAGGAGCCGGAGGTAAGGGTGCCAGAGTAGACGCGGATAAAGGTAAGCCGGCCCACATAGGGATCGGCCATGATCTTGAAGGCCAGGGCCGCCAGAGGGCCATCGGGGTCGGGGTGGATCTCCACCTCCTCCCCTTCCGGTGTGGTCCCCTTGATGGGGGGGATGTCCAAGGGGGAGGGCAGGTAATCCACCACCGCATCCAGGAGGAGCTGGACCCCCTTGTTCTTCAGGGCCGAGCCCAGGAACACCGGGGTGATCTTGATGTCAATGGTGCCCTTGCGGATGGCCGCCACCAGCTCTTCCTCCGTGGGCTCTTCGCCCTCGAGGTACTTGAGCATGACGTTCTCGTCAAAGTCGGCGGCGGTCTCAATGAGCTTCTCGTGGTACTCCCGGGCCTGGTCCAGGTACTCCTCGGGGATGGGGATCTCCCGAATGTCCGTGCCCAGGTCGTTGCCGTAGGTGTAGGCCTTCATCCGGAGCACGTCAATGATCCCCGAGAACGTGTCCTCCCGGCCGATGGGAAGCTGCATCACCACCGGGCGCGCCCCCAGGCGCTCCTGCATGGTGCGGATCACCAGCCAAAGGTCGGCCCCCGTCTTGTCCATCTTGTTGGCGAAGGCGATGCGAGGCACCCTGTACTTTTCCGCCTGGCGCCAGACGGTTTCCGACTGGGGCTCCACCCCTTGGCTGGAGTCAAAGACCACGATGGCCCCGTCCAGCACCCGCATGGAGCGCTCCACCTCAATGGTGAAGTCCACGTGGCCTGGGGTATCAATGATGTTGATCCGGTGGTCCTTCCAGAAGCAGGTGGTCACGGCGGCGGTGATGGTGATGCCCCGTTCCCGCTCCTGCTCCATGAAGTCCATGGTGGCCGCGCCCTCGTGGACCTCACCGATCTTGTGGATCTTGCCGGTGTAGTAGAGGATGCGCTCGGTGGTGGTGGTCTTGCCGGCGTCAATGTGCGCGGCGATGCCGATGTTGCGGAGCCTCTTTAGATCGTAAGCTACCTTAACCGCCATGGCTTACCACCGGTAATGGGCGTAGGCGCGGTTGGCCTCGGCCATGCGCTCCACGTCCTCCTTCTTCTTGACCGCCCCGCCCTTGCCCTCGGCAGCGTCCATGAGCTCGTGGGCGATGCGCACCGCAGCGCCGCGTTCGGGGCGTTGGTTGGCCGCCTGCACCAGCCAGCGCAGGGCCAAGGACTGCTGCCTGCGGGGAGGAACCTCCATGGGCACCTGGTAGTTGGCCCCACCCACGCGGCGGGAACGCACCTCCATGCGGGGCTTCACGTTCTCCACCGCCTGCTTAAAGACCTTCAAAGGCTCCTGCCCGGTCTTTTCCTGGATGATGCGGCAGGCCTCGTAGAAGATGCGGGCGGCCAGGTTCTTCTTCCCATCCCGCATGATTTTGTTGATGAAGGCCGACACCACCACATCCCCGTAGACCAGGTCGGGCTGGAGTTGGCGTACCTCTGCTCTTCTTCTCCGCGCCATAGTTCACCTACTTCTTCTTGGCCGGGGCCGCGCCCTTGGTCTCCTTGGGCTTCTTGGTCCCGTACTTGGAGCGGCTCTTCTTCCGGTCCTTCACGCCCTGGGCGTCGTAAACCCCACGGACGATGTGGTAGCGCACACCCGGAAGGTCCTTCACACGGCCGCCCCGGACGAGGACCACGGAGTGCTCCTGGAGGTTGTGCCCCTCGCCGGGAATGTAGGCGGTGACCTCGTAGCCCGAGGTCAGGCGCACCTTGGCCACCTTCCGCAAGGCGGAGTTGGGCTTCTTGGGGGTGACCGTACGCACCACCGTGCACACTCCCCGGCGGAAGGGCGAGCCCTTCAAGGCCGGAACCTTGCTCTTCTTTTGGACCTTCTCGCGGCCCTTTCTGACTAGCTGGTTGATCGTCGGCAGTGCCACCACTCCCTTCTTCTTGGACTTGCCCCCGTGTTCTCAAGATCCACCCGGGAAGGTTCCCGGTTTAGCCCGCACAGGGCACCACCCTCAGGACCAGGGGCTGGCCCTGAGGGCCCTCAACTTGCCTAGTGTACAGGGCCTTGGACCTTTTGGCAAGCGCAAAAAACAGGACTTTACCCACATCTCCGTTTCGTGGTAAATCTCCCCTTGCGGGCGCAGCCCGTATCTGGTACCGGGGGTGATCCATGGACATGCTCAAGGTGGCCGAGGCCAGGCTCCAGGAGTTCACGGGCCGTTTTGCGAGCGTTTTCCCCCGATAAGCGCCTCCACCGACGGTTTGAAGAGGTGGTGCGGGGCGCCTTGGCCGCAGGCTCAGCCCGGGTGAGCGAGATGGTGGCCTCGCTCCCTTCTCCCCTCCAGAACCGCTTCCACCAGGCCAAAGCCCTTTACCGCTTCCTGTCCAACCCACGGGTGGAGGCAGAAGCCCTCCTTGACCGGGTCTATCAGGAGAGCGCGACTGCCCTGGAGGGTGAGGAGGTTCTGGTCCTCCTGGACCTGAGCCCGGTGGCCAAGCCCTATGCCCGGGCCCTGGAGGGGATAGCCCGGGTGGGGAAGGATAGGCGGCCCGGGTACGAGCTCCTCACCGCCCTGGGGTTGGACCCCGCGGGGCGGCTGGCCCTGGGGTACGCCCACCTGGTGGCCTACGGGGAGAGGGGGTTTGCCAGCCTGCCCAAGGAGGTGGAGGGAGCCATTGAGGCGGCCCGGGAGCGATTGGGGGGCGTGGGCAGGAGGCTGGTGTATGTGGCGGACCGGGGGTTTGACGACCGGAAGGTGTTTGGGCAGGTGCTGGCCCTGGGGGAGGAGTTCGTGGTGCGGGTCTACCGGGACCGGAAGCTTGGGGAGGGGGGTTCTCTGGCGAAGGTGGCTTCTTCCCTGGCCCTTCCCTGTGGGGAGGAGGTGGAGCTGAGGGTAGGGGGCAGGTACCAGCGGGTGCGGCTCCACTTCGGATGGAGGGAGGTGGAGGTGGAGGGGAGGCGGCTCCACCTGGTGGTCTGCCGGGTGCCAGCCCTGGGGCGGCGTGGGGAGTGGTGGCTACTGACCAGCTTGCCGGTGAGGGGGAGGGAGGAGGCGGCGCAGGTGGTGGAGGCGTACCGCAGGCGGTGGGAGGTGGAGCGGTTCTTCCGGCTTTTGAAGACGGGGCTGGGGCTTGAGACCTTCCAGGTGCGGGGGCTTGCCCGGATCCGGAAGGTGGTGGCGGTTTTGCTGGGGCTGGCGGTGTTCCTTTGGGAAGTTGAGCGGTTGGGGGATCCGTTCAAGGGGTTTCTTTTGCAGCTCGGGGGCAAGCTGGGGCTGCCCAGCGAGAGGGATGGTCCGTACCTGCTCCTGAGGGGCCTGGTTCGCCTGCTCAACTATGAAGTCACCCAAGAACTCTTGAAGCAGGCTAAGGGAGGGCGAGGAAGGAGTTTTGGGTAAAGCCCTGCAAAAAAGACCCCCGCCCGCAGGCGGGGAGGTTTGGAGCCGGTGGCCGGATTTGAACCGGCGGCCTACCGCTTACGAGGCGGTTGCTCTACCGCTGAGCTACACCGGCCCGCCCAGAAGAGTTTAGGGCACAGGCCCCGCTTGTGCAACTACCTTAGGACCACCCCGGGCTGGA
This window encodes:
- a CDS encoding transposase — translated: MRGALAAGSARVSEMVASLPSPLQNRFHQAKALYRFLSNPRVEAEALLDRVYQESATALEGEEVLVLLDLSPVAKPYARALEGIARVGKDRRPGYELLTALGLDPAGRLALGYAHLVAYGERGFASLPKEVEGAIEAARERLGGVGRRLVYVADRGFDDRKVFGQVLALGEEFVVRVYRDRKLGEGGSLAKVASSLALPCGEEVELRVGGRYQRVRLHFGWREVEVEGRRLHLVVCRVPALGRRGEWWLLTSLPVRGREEAAQVVEAYRRRWEVERFFRLLKTGLGLETFQVRGLARIRKVVAVLLGLAVFLWEVERLGDPFKGFLLQLGGKLGLPSERDGPYLLLRGLVRLLNYEVTQELLKQAKGGRGRSFG
- the fusA gene encoding elongation factor G gives rise to the protein MAVKVAYDLKRLRNIGIAAHIDAGKTTTTERILYYTGKIHKIGEVHEGAATMDFMEQERERGITITAAVTTCFWKDHRINIIDTPGHVDFTIEVERSMRVLDGAIVVFDSSQGVEPQSETVWRQAEKYRVPRIAFANKMDKTGADLWLVIRTMQERLGARPVVMQLPIGREDTFSGIIDVLRMKAYTYGNDLGTDIREIPIPEEYLDQAREYHEKLIETAADFDENVMLKYLEGEEPTEEELVAAIRKGTIDIKITPVFLGSALKNKGVQLLLDAVVDYLPSPLDIPPIKGTTPEGEEVEIHPDPDGPLAALAFKIMADPYVGRLTFIRVYSGTLTSGSYVYNTTKGRKERVARLLRMHANHREEVEELKAGDLGAVVGLKETITGDTLVGEDAPRIVLESIEVPEPVIDVAIEPKTKADQDKLSQALARLAEEDPTFRVSTHPETGQTIISGMGELHLEIIVDRLKREFKVDANVGKPQVAYRETITRPVDVEGKFIRQTGGRGQYGHVKIKVEPLPRGSGFEFVNAIVGGVIPKEYIPAVQKGIEEAMQSGPLIGFPVVDVKVTLYDGSYHEVDSSEMAFKIAGSMAIKEAVQKGDPVILEPIMRVEVTTPEEYMGDVIGDLNSRRGQILGMEPRGNAQVIRAYVPLAEMFGYATDLRSKTQGRGSFVMFFDHYQEVPKQVQEKLIKGQ
- the rpsG gene encoding 30S ribosomal protein S7: MARRRRAEVRQLQPDLVYGDVVVSAFINKIMRDGKKNLAARIFYEACRIIQEKTGQEPLKVFKQAVENVKPRMEVRSRRVGGANYQVPMEVPPRRQQSLALRWLVQAANQRPERGAAVRIAHELMDAAEGKGGAVKKKEDVERMAEANRAYAHYRW
- the rpsL gene encoding 30S ribosomal protein S12; the protein is MPTINQLVRKGREKVQKKSKVPALKGSPFRRGVCTVVRTVTPKKPNSALRKVAKVRLTSGYEVTAYIPGEGHNLQEHSVVLVRGGRVKDLPGVRYHIVRGVYDAQGVKDRKKSRSKYGTKKPKETKGAAPAKKK